One Gammaproteobacteria bacterium genomic window, AAAAATGCCAAGTCAGGTCAAGTGCGCTATCGTGCAGATAAAGCAGGAATTATTCATTGCTCACTAGGTAAGGTTGGTTTTGATGTTCAGCACTTAAAAGAAAATCTTGAAGCGTTACTTTCTGACTTGATTAAAGCAAAGCCTAGCTCCGCAAAAGGGATTTATATTAAAAAAATTAATGTTTCTACAACAATGGGGCCTGGTCTTAGTGTTGATTTATCAACACTTACGATGTAAAAGGTTATTGTTTGACTTTGGGCTATCGGGTTTCGGTAGCCGTCAAAGACCGTAGGTGTTTTTTTAAACTTAAATTGGATCTGTTTCAATCCTACGCAGGCGGTGCATGCCGGCCAAGGTAAAGCCTTGACTAAATCACCGTGATACCTCCTCCAATGAAAGAGTGCAATTAACGGCTCTGGTGTTGGAGTTGAAATGGGTGAGATGCTTCAAGTAAGTATCTCGTATTTTTTAATAAGTTAAGTATGGTCAAGTCAAGCTTGTGTTTATTACTTGAATAATTTTAGTAGGACAGGCAACACTTGCATTACAGGAGATTGACGTTTGCTAACACTCGAAAGTAAAAAAACGATTGTTGCGGAAGTAGCGGAAGTTGTAAATAAAGCTCAGTCTGTGATTGCGGCGGAGTATCGAGGTTTGACAGTTGCAGAAATCACCGAGCTTCGTGGGAAAGCGCGGGAAGCAGGTGTTTATTTGCGAATTGTCAGAAACACCTTGGCTCGTCGAGCAGTGGAAGGTACGGACTATGCTTGTATAGCGAACTCATTATCGGGGCCCTTGATGCTGGCATTTTCTAGTGAAGAGCCTAGTGCAGCAGCAAGAGTGCTTTCTGATTTTGCTAAAGAGCATGACAAACTGGTTGTTAAAATTGTTGCACTTCAAGGTCAGTTACTTAATGTTTCTGACTTAAGCGTGGTTGCCAAATTGCCTACACGCGATGAAGCAATCAGTCAGCTTATGGCTACAATGAAAGCACCTGTTGAGAAGTTGGTACAAACTTTGGCTGCTACACCAACCAAGTTGGTGAGAACTTTGGTCGCATTGAAAGACCAAAAAGAAGCTGCGTAATTAATCTAAGTGTTCTATACGCTTTAATAATAGTAATATTTTGGGGAAAAAAATGGCTGTAACTACAGAAGAAATTTTAGAAAGTATTTCAAATATGTCAGTAATGGAAGTCGTAGAACTTATTTCTGCGATGGAAGAAAAATTTGGTGTGACTGCGGCTGTTGCAGTTGCGGCGGCAGCTCCAGCTGCGGGTGGTGGTGAAGCTGCAGCAGAAAAAACTGAATTTGATGTTGTTATGACAAGTTTTGGTGGAAACAAAATTGCTGTTATTAAAGCAATTCGTGCAATTACCGGTTTAGGCTTGAAAGAAGCTAAAACAATGGTTGAAGGTGTACCTGCAACTATTAAAGAAGGTGTTGCTAAAGAAGAAGCAGAAGAAACTGTTAAACAGCTGGAAGAAGCTGGCGCAACTGTCGAAATTAAGTGATTTTGACAGATTTTCTTTGCAGGTATTGCCTGCCTTGAAGCAGGGTCGGTGATTTTTAAAGTCACCGGCCTTTCGCCGTTTGTTTATTTATAAAGTTATTGCTCTGATAACTCATGACATCAAGCTGAGGAAACCTGATGGCCTATTCTTTCACAGATAAAAAATGTATTCGAAATGATTTTGGGGTGCATGAAAGTGTACTTGACGTGCCCTTTTTATTGGCAACCCAACTGGAGTCTTTTCGTAAATTTTTACAGGCAGATACATCACCTGATAAAAGGGACAAAACAGGTCTTCAAGCTGCTTTCAGTTCGGTATTTCCTATTTCAAGTTATTCAGGCACGGCTGAATTGCAATATGTAAGTTACAGGCTTTGTGAGCCTGCATTTGATGTGAAAGAGTGTCAGATGCGTGGTGCTGTTTATTCTGCGCCATTGCGAGTTAAAATTCGTCTTGTTATCTATGGCAAAGAAGGTTCTGGTGATTCTCGCACCGTCAAAGATATAAAAGAGCAAGAAGTTTATATGGGCGAACTTCCGCTGATGACTGATAGTGGTACGTTTATTATTAATGGTACCGAGCGAGTTATTGTATCGCAGCTACATCGTTCGCCAGGTGTGTTTTTTGAACATGATAAAGGGAAGACACACTCTTCAGGAAAATTACTTTATTCTGCCCGTATTATACCTTATCGGGGTTCATGGCTGGATTTTGAGTTTGATCCGAAAGATTGTGTGTTTGTTCGTATTGACCGTCGCCGTAAACTACCTGTATCTATTTTACTGCGAGCTTTAGGTTACACTGCGGAAGATATTCTCGGTATGTTTTTTGAAACGAATACTCTTAATCTATCGCATGAACTTGTGAAATTAGATTTAGTGGTCGAGCGTTTACGTGGTGAGACACTATCATTTGATATTAAAGATAGCAGTGGTGAAGTTGTCGTTGAGGCAGGTCGCCGTATCACATCGCGTCATCTACGAAAAATTGAAAAAGAAGGCATTACGTCACTTGTCGTTCCTGATGAATTTGTTATCGAAAAAGTCATATCGCATGATGTTATTGATGTGGAGAGCGGTGAAATTATTGCCAACGCTAATGCTGTTATAACAGAGGAGCTTTTGGCCGCACTTAAAGAGTCAACAGTAGAAACAATCAAAGTGCTTTATACGAATGACTTTGATCGTGGTTCATATATTTCAGATACGTTGCGTATTGAACAGGCAACCAATGAGTTGGAAGCCAAAATTGAAATATATCGGATGATGCGTCCTGGTGATCCACCAACTGAAGATGCTGCCGTCAATCTTTTCAAAAATCTATTTTTTACTTCTGACCGGTATGACTTGTCATCGGTTGGTCGCATGAAGTTCAATCGTCGATTGGGTCGTGAAGGTGATAGTGGGCCTGGAATTTTATCCAATGAAGATATTATTGCGGTTCTTTCCGAGCTCATTAACATCAAAAATGGTAAAGGGATTGTTGATGATATTGACCATTTAGGAAATCGACGAATCCGTAGTGTTGGTGAGATGGTTGAAAATCAGTTTCGCATCGGTCTTGTTCGTGTGGAGCGTGCGGTTAAAGAGCGTTTGAGTCTGGCTGAATCGGAAGGTTTGATGCCACAAGAACTTATTAATGCAAAACCCGTCGCGGCTGTGATTAAAGAGTTTTTTGGCTCAAGTCAGCTGTCACAGTTTATGGATCAAAATAATCCACTATCTGAAGTCACTCATAAACGGCGTGTTTCTGCATTAGGGCCTGGTGGTTTAACTCGTGAACGTGCTGGTTTTGAGGTTCGTGATGTTCATACAACGCATTATGGGCGTGTCTGTCCAATTGAGACACCAGAAGGGCCTAATATAGGGCTGATTAACTCTTTAGCGGTATATGCCAGAACTAATGAATATGGCTTTCTTGAAACACCTTATCAGGTTGTAAAAGATTGCAAAACAACGGATGAAGTGCGTTACCTTTCAGCAATTGAAGAAGGTAAATACGTTATAGCGCAAGCCAGTACTGAGATGAATAATGATGGTGAATTAGTCAGTGATATGATCTCTTGTCGTCATCAGAATGAAACTATTTTTGCAACATCGGATCGAGTTCAATTGATGGATGTCTCGCCTCGTCAAATAGTTTCTGTAGCGGCATCACTGATCCCATTTTTGGAACACGATGATGCTAATCGTGCGCTAATGGGTTCCAACATGCAACGTCAGGCTGTTCCTACCTTGATCGCAGAGAAGCCACTGGTAGGTACGGGTATGGAGCGCACCGTTGCTGTAGATTCAGGTGTCACTGTTGTAGCTAAGCGTGGTGGTTTGGTGGACTCTGTTGACGCTGGGCGAATTGTGGTTCGTGTCAATGATGAAGAAGCGGTGGCTGGAGAAGCTGGTGTCGATATTTATACGCTGACTAAATATCAGCGCTCAAATCAGAATACCTGTATTAATCAGAGACCTTTGGTTAATCCAGGTGATGTCATTGCTCGTGGTGATGTGCTTGCTGATGGGCCATCAACAGATATGGCCGATCTTGCTTTAGGGCAAAATATGCTCGTCGCTTTTATGCCTTGGAATGGGTATAACTTTGAAGATTCTATCTTGATTTCTGAGCGAGTCGTTCAAGAAGATCGTTTTACAACGATTCATATTGAAGAGCTGACCTGTATGGCTCGTGATACAAAGCTGGGCTCAGAAGAGATTACCGCTGACATCCCTAATGTTGGTGAAGGTGCTCTGTCCAAGCTGGATGAGACGGGTATTGTTCATATTGGTGCAGAAGTAAATCCGGGTGATATTCTTGTTGGAAAAGTGACTCCAAAAGGTGAAACCCAGCTTACACCCGAAGAAAAACTTCTAAGAGCTATTTTTGGTGAAAAAGCATCTGATGTAAAAGATACTTCTTTGCGTGTTCCATCAGGTAAAATTGGCTCAGTAATTGATGTTCGTGTGTTTACACGTGATGGTGTTGAGAAAGACAGTCGGGCATTGGCGAATGAAGCTGCTGAATTGAAAAAAATCAAGAAGGATTTGGCTGATCAGTTCCGTATCGTAGAGGAAGATACCTATCAGCGTGTGGAAAGTATACTGCTAGGGAAAAAATCAGTTAAAGGCCCTCGTGGATTTAAAAAAGGTACAAAAATTACTCTGGAAGGCTTGGCTGAACTTCCTCGTGACAAGTGGTTTGAAATCCGTGTGGGTGATGATGCATTGGATACACAGCTCGAACAGTTGAATGAACAGTTGAAACAAGAGCAGAAAAACTTCGATGAGCGCTATGAAGAAAAGCGTAAAAAAATCAGTGCAGGAGACGACTTGGCTCCAGGCGTATTGAAAATGGTCAAAGTTTACCTTGCTGTGAAACGTCGTATTCAACCAGGTGATAAAATGGCGGGTCGCCATGGAAATAAAGGTGTTATTTCCATGATTGTTCCAGTTGAGGATATGCCTTATATGGAAGATGGGACACCTGTTGATGTCGTTTTGAATCCGCTAGGCGTACCATCACGGATGAATATTGGGCAGATTCTTGAAACCCATCTTGGGTGGGCTGCCAAAGGTTTGGGCGCTAAAATTGGTAAAATGCTGGATACGCAATCAAGCCCTGAAGATATACGTAGTTTCTTGGATCGTATTTATAACTCAAGTGGTAAAAAAGAAAATCTGAGCGAATTAACAAAAAAAGAAGTGATGACACTTGCCGGTAATTTACGTAGTGGTGTTCCAATGGCGACTCCAGTATTCGATGGCGCGGCTGAAACTGAAATAAAATATATGCTTAATTTGGCAGATTTGCCTGAGAGTGGTCAAACGACACTTTATGATGGCCGTACAGGTGAGGCATTTGATCGACCGGTCACCGTGGGCTATATGTACATGCTAAAACTTAATCACCTTGTTGATGATAAAATGCATGCGCGCTCTACAGGGCCATATAGTCTGGTTACGCAGCAGCCATTGGGT contains:
- the rplJ gene encoding 50S ribosomal protein L10 produces the protein MLTLESKKTIVAEVAEVVNKAQSVIAAEYRGLTVAEITELRGKAREAGVYLRIVRNTLARRAVEGTDYACIANSLSGPLMLAFSSEEPSAAARVLSDFAKEHDKLVVKIVALQGQLLNVSDLSVVAKLPTRDEAISQLMATMKAPVEKLVQTLAATPTKLVRTLVALKDQKEAA
- the rplL gene encoding 50S ribosomal protein L7/L12 encodes the protein MAVTTEEILESISNMSVMEVVELISAMEEKFGVTAAVAVAAAAPAAGGGEAAAEKTEFDVVMTSFGGNKIAVIKAIRAITGLGLKEAKTMVEGVPATIKEGVAKEEAEETVKQLEEAGATVEIK
- the rpoB gene encoding DNA-directed RNA polymerase subunit beta, producing MAYSFTDKKCIRNDFGVHESVLDVPFLLATQLESFRKFLQADTSPDKRDKTGLQAAFSSVFPISSYSGTAELQYVSYRLCEPAFDVKECQMRGAVYSAPLRVKIRLVIYGKEGSGDSRTVKDIKEQEVYMGELPLMTDSGTFIINGTERVIVSQLHRSPGVFFEHDKGKTHSSGKLLYSARIIPYRGSWLDFEFDPKDCVFVRIDRRRKLPVSILLRALGYTAEDILGMFFETNTLNLSHELVKLDLVVERLRGETLSFDIKDSSGEVVVEAGRRITSRHLRKIEKEGITSLVVPDEFVIEKVISHDVIDVESGEIIANANAVITEELLAALKESTVETIKVLYTNDFDRGSYISDTLRIEQATNELEAKIEIYRMMRPGDPPTEDAAVNLFKNLFFTSDRYDLSSVGRMKFNRRLGREGDSGPGILSNEDIIAVLSELINIKNGKGIVDDIDHLGNRRIRSVGEMVENQFRIGLVRVERAVKERLSLAESEGLMPQELINAKPVAAVIKEFFGSSQLSQFMDQNNPLSEVTHKRRVSALGPGGLTRERAGFEVRDVHTTHYGRVCPIETPEGPNIGLINSLAVYARTNEYGFLETPYQVVKDCKTTDEVRYLSAIEEGKYVIAQASTEMNNDGELVSDMISCRHQNETIFATSDRVQLMDVSPRQIVSVAASLIPFLEHDDANRALMGSNMQRQAVPTLIAEKPLVGTGMERTVAVDSGVTVVAKRGGLVDSVDAGRIVVRVNDEEAVAGEAGVDIYTLTKYQRSNQNTCINQRPLVNPGDVIARGDVLADGPSTDMADLALGQNMLVAFMPWNGYNFEDSILISERVVQEDRFTTIHIEELTCMARDTKLGSEEITADIPNVGEGALSKLDETGIVHIGAEVNPGDILVGKVTPKGETQLTPEEKLLRAIFGEKASDVKDTSLRVPSGKIGSVIDVRVFTRDGVEKDSRALANEAAELKKIKKDLADQFRIVEEDTYQRVESILLGKKSVKGPRGFKKGTKITLEGLAELPRDKWFEIRVGDDALDTQLEQLNEQLKQEQKNFDERYEEKRKKISAGDDLAPGVLKMVKVYLAVKRRIQPGDKMAGRHGNKGVISMIVPVEDMPYMEDGTPVDVVLNPLGVPSRMNIGQILETHLGWAAKGLGAKIGKMLDTQSSPEDIRSFLDRIYNSSGKKENLSELTKKEVMTLAGNLRSGVPMATPVFDGAAETEIKYMLNLADLPESGQTTLYDGRTGEAFDRPVTVGYMYMLKLNHLVDDKMHARSTGPYSLVTQQPLGGKAQFGGQRFGEMEVWALEAYGAAYTLSEMLTVKSDDVAGRTKMYKNIVDGDYRMEAGMPESFNVLLKEIRALGIDIELEQK